From one Streptomyces spiramyceticus genomic stretch:
- a CDS encoding ATP-dependent Clp protease proteolytic subunit codes for MVNTHMNNYSANGLYTGPQVDNRYIVPRFVERTSQGVREYDPYAKLFEERVIFLGVQIDDASANDVMAQLLCLESMDPDRDISIYINSPGGSFTALTAIYDTMQFVKPDIQTVCMGQAASAAAVLLAAGTPGKRMALPNARVLIHQPSSQTGREQLSDLEIAAQEILRMRSQLEDMLAKHSTTPIEKIRDDIERDKILTAEDSLAYGLIDQIVSTRKNVPAMAV; via the coding sequence ATGGTGAACACCCACATGAACAATTACTCCGCGAACGGCCTCTACACCGGCCCGCAGGTGGACAACCGCTACATCGTCCCGCGCTTCGTAGAGCGCACGTCGCAGGGCGTGCGTGAGTACGACCCGTACGCGAAGCTCTTCGAGGAGCGCGTGATCTTCCTCGGCGTGCAGATCGACGACGCCTCCGCCAACGACGTCATGGCGCAGCTGCTGTGCCTGGAGTCGATGGACCCGGACCGCGACATCTCGATCTACATCAACAGCCCCGGCGGCTCGTTCACGGCCCTCACGGCCATCTACGACACGATGCAGTTCGTGAAGCCGGACATCCAGACGGTCTGCATGGGCCAGGCGGCCTCCGCCGCGGCCGTCCTGCTCGCCGCCGGTACGCCGGGCAAGCGCATGGCACTCCCCAACGCGCGTGTGCTGATCCACCAGCCGTCCTCGCAGACCGGCCGCGAGCAGCTCTCCGACCTGGAGATCGCGGCCCAGGAGATCCTCCGGATGCGCTCGCAGCTGGAGGACATGCTGGCGAAGCACTCCACGACGCCGATCGAGAAGATCCGCGACGACATCGAGCGCGACAAGATCCTGACCGCCGAAGACTCTCTCGCGTACGGCCTGATCGACCAGATCGTGTCCACGCGCAAGAACGTGCCGGCCATGGCCGTCTGA
- a CDS encoding ATP-dependent Clp protease proteolytic subunit, which translates to MTNLMPYAAGEPSIGGGLGDQVYNRLLGERIIFLGQQVDDDIANKITAQLLLLAADPDKDIFLYINSPGGSVTAGMAVYDTMQYIPNDVVTIGMGMAASMGQFLLTGGTAGKRFALPNTDILMHQGSAGLGGTASDIKIQAEQLLRTKKRMAEITARHSGQTVETIIRDGDRDRWYTAEEAVEYGLIDSIMATASGVPGGGGTGA; encoded by the coding sequence GTGACGAATCTGATGCCCTACGCCGCGGGTGAGCCGTCCATCGGTGGAGGCCTCGGCGACCAGGTCTACAACCGGCTGCTCGGCGAGCGGATCATCTTTCTCGGCCAGCAGGTCGACGATGACATCGCCAACAAGATCACCGCGCAGCTGCTGCTCCTTGCCGCGGATCCGGACAAGGACATCTTCCTGTACATCAACAGCCCCGGTGGCTCGGTGACGGCGGGCATGGCGGTCTACGACACCATGCAGTACATCCCGAACGACGTCGTCACCATCGGCATGGGCATGGCGGCCTCGATGGGCCAGTTCCTGCTGACCGGTGGCACCGCGGGCAAGCGCTTCGCGCTCCCCAACACCGACATCCTGATGCACCAGGGCTCGGCCGGCCTCGGCGGTACCGCCTCCGACATCAAGATCCAGGCCGAGCAGCTGCTCCGTACGAAGAAGCGCATGGCCGAGATCACCGCCAGGCACTCCGGCCAGACCGTCGAGACGATCATCCGTGACGGTGACCGCGACCGCTGGTACACCGCGGAGGAGGCCGTCGAGTACGGCCTCATCGACTCGATCATGGCCACTGCCTCGGGCGTTCCGGGCGGCGGCGGCACCGGGGCCTGA
- the tig gene encoding trigger factor: MKSAVETLNPTRVRLSIEVPFEELKDSLDAAYKKINQQVTVKGFRKGKIPNRVIDQRFGRGAVLEEAVNDALPKFYTEAVSEGELNVLGQPDVDITELKDGELLSFTAEVDIRPTIEIPDYSGIEVEVDAVEVTDEDVDKAVEELRARFASTNPVERAAAEGDVVTIDLEAKVEGEVLEDGVAEGVSYTIGSGELLDGIDEAVTGLEAGGETTFTSSLKGGSAEGKEAEVTVKVTAVAARELPELDDDFAQMASEFDTLDELKADSRKRLENMKQYEQATQAQERVLDKLLELVEVPIPEKLLADEVKTRKHNLEHHQLGQMGLDIEKYLEIQGKTAEEFDAELGEQAVKGIKTQFILDELVNKEKLNVNQEELTEHLMRRAQSSGMSPDQFAQAVVEGGQVPMLVGEVARGKALAVVVEAAKVVDTNGEPVELEDEEEAETAVETVEAAAEGEDKPSEDKA, translated from the coding sequence GTGAAGAGCGCCGTGGAGACCCTGAACCCGACCCGGGTTCGGCTCAGCATTGAGGTGCCCTTCGAGGAGCTCAAGGACAGCCTCGACGCGGCGTACAAGAAGATCAACCAGCAGGTCACGGTGAAGGGCTTCCGCAAGGGCAAGATCCCGAACCGAGTCATCGACCAGCGGTTCGGCCGTGGTGCTGTGCTGGAGGAGGCCGTCAACGACGCCCTTCCGAAGTTCTACACCGAGGCTGTCAGCGAGGGTGAGCTGAACGTTCTCGGCCAGCCCGACGTCGACATCACCGAGCTGAAGGACGGCGAGCTGCTGTCGTTCACCGCCGAGGTGGACATCCGCCCGACGATCGAGATCCCGGACTACTCCGGCATCGAGGTCGAGGTCGACGCGGTCGAGGTCACCGACGAGGACGTCGACAAGGCCGTGGAGGAGCTGCGCGCGCGCTTCGCTTCCACGAACCCGGTCGAGCGTGCCGCCGCCGAGGGCGACGTCGTGACGATCGACCTCGAGGCCAAGGTCGAGGGCGAGGTCCTCGAGGACGGCGTCGCCGAGGGTGTTTCGTACACCATCGGTTCCGGCGAACTTCTCGACGGCATCGACGAGGCCGTGACCGGCCTGGAGGCCGGTGGCGAGACCACCTTCACCTCCTCGCTCAAGGGCGGCAGCGCCGAGGGCAAGGAAGCCGAGGTCACCGTCAAGGTCACCGCGGTCGCCGCCCGTGAGCTGCCCGAGCTGGACGACGACTTCGCGCAGATGGCGAGCGAGTTCGACACGCTGGACGAGCTCAAGGCCGACAGCCGCAAGCGCCTCGAGAACATGAAGCAGTACGAGCAGGCCACGCAGGCTCAGGAGCGTGTCCTCGACAAGCTGCTCGAGCTGGTCGAGGTCCCGATCCCCGAGAAGCTTCTCGCGGACGAGGTCAAGACCCGCAAGCACAACCTGGAGCACCACCAGCTCGGCCAGATGGGCCTGGACATCGAGAAGTACCTCGAAATCCAGGGCAAGACGGCCGAGGAGTTCGACGCCGAGCTCGGCGAGCAGGCCGTCAAGGGCATCAAGACGCAGTTCATCCTCGATGAGCTCGTCAACAAGGAGAAGCTGAACGTCAACCAGGAGGAGCTCACCGAGCACCTCATGCGGCGTGCGCAGTCCTCCGGCATGAGCCCCGACCAGTTCGCCCAGGCCGTCGTCGAGGGTGGCCAGGTGCCGATGCTCGTCGGCGAGGTCGCCCGCGGCAAGGCGCTCGCGGTGGTCGTCGAGGCCGCCAAGGTCGTCGACACCAACGGTGAGCCCGTCGAGCTCGAGGACGAGGAAGAGGCCGAGACCGCCGTCGAGACGGTCGAGGCCGCCGCCGAGGGCGAGGACAAGCCCTCCGAGGACAAGGCCTGA
- a CDS encoding acyltransferase family protein: MFHAPHGYQRAPLPPARELEPEAPPARTGESTPRSGAEAAAASSAPAAKQRDAFFDNAKYLAIVFVAMAHMWEPVMDGSRATRALYIVVYSFHMPAFIIISGYFSRGFDMSPKKIQRLVTGVAVPYVIFETAYTFFKRWADDPDQSISLLDPWYLTWFLIALFCWRITTPLWRVIRYPLPVALGIAVLASVTPNIGDDLNLQRVLQFLPYFVLGLLLKPEHFQMVRRREVRLLAIPVVLCTLVFAYWAAPRVGLGWFYHSSASQQIGAPWWAGVVMTFALFGCSLVLTACFLSWVPRRKMWFTVLGAGTLGGYLLHGFLVKGASYAELFETYPSLSTPLGEIFVTVAMAVAVTLLCTPPVRRLFRFAMEPEMNWAFRRDAVEVARQRERRPQPAGKTS, translated from the coding sequence ATGTTTCACGCTCCGCACGGATATCAGAGGGCCCCGCTCCCCCCGGCCCGGGAGTTGGAGCCCGAAGCCCCCCCTGCACGGACCGGCGAGTCCACCCCGCGGTCCGGGGCCGAAGCTGCTGCCGCATCCTCCGCTCCGGCAGCGAAGCAGCGCGACGCCTTCTTCGACAACGCCAAGTACCTGGCCATCGTTTTCGTGGCGATGGCGCACATGTGGGAACCGGTGATGGACGGCAGCCGTGCCACCCGGGCGCTCTACATCGTGGTCTACAGCTTCCACATGCCGGCGTTCATCATCATCTCCGGCTACTTCTCGCGCGGCTTCGACATGAGCCCCAAGAAGATCCAGCGCCTGGTGACGGGCGTCGCCGTACCGTACGTAATCTTCGAGACCGCCTACACCTTCTTCAAGCGGTGGGCCGACGACCCGGACCAGTCGATCAGTCTGCTCGACCCCTGGTACCTGACCTGGTTCCTGATCGCCCTGTTCTGCTGGCGGATCACCACCCCGCTGTGGCGCGTGATCAGGTACCCGCTGCCGGTCGCGCTCGGTATCGCCGTGCTCGCCTCCGTGACCCCCAACATCGGAGACGACCTCAACCTCCAGCGCGTACTGCAGTTCCTGCCGTACTTCGTGCTGGGTCTGCTGCTCAAGCCGGAGCACTTCCAGATGGTGCGGCGCCGCGAGGTCAGGCTGCTGGCGATCCCCGTCGTCCTGTGCACGCTGGTATTCGCCTACTGGGCGGCCCCGCGGGTCGGGCTCGGGTGGTTCTACCACAGCAGCGCCTCACAGCAGATCGGCGCACCCTGGTGGGCCGGGGTCGTCATGACCTTCGCCCTCTTCGGCTGCTCGCTGGTGCTGACCGCCTGCTTCCTGTCCTGGGTCCCGCGCCGCAAGATGTGGTTCACGGTGCTCGGCGCCGGCACCCTCGGCGGCTATCTGCTGCACGGCTTCCTGGTGAAGGGCGCCAGTTACGCGGAACTCTTCGAGACCTACCCGTCGCTCTCGACCCCGCTCGGTGAGATCTTCGTGACGGTCGCGATGGCCGTCGCGGTCACGCTGCTGTGCACCCCGCCGGTGCGGCGGCTGTTCCGCTTCGCGATGGAGCCGGAAATGAACTGGGCCTTCCGCCGCGACGCGGTCGAGGTCGCCAGGCAGCGCGAGCGCCGGCCCCAGCCGGCCGGGAAAACCTCCTAG
- a CDS encoding HD domain-containing protein, translating into MTHLSLAEVEAIAREAHAAQTDKAGRPYTEHLQAVAEGVRARGGTDEQIAAGWLHDSVEDDALSRAWLDQAGLPQSVKDMVLAVTKRPGEDLRTYTARILATPGALLVKEADLAHNADPGRLAVLDEATRARLTLKYAEVRRLLGLA; encoded by the coding sequence ATGACGCATCTGAGCCTGGCCGAGGTCGAAGCCATCGCCCGAGAGGCCCATGCCGCGCAGACCGACAAGGCGGGGCGCCCGTACACCGAGCACCTTCAGGCGGTCGCCGAGGGGGTACGGGCCCGGGGCGGCACCGACGAGCAGATCGCGGCGGGCTGGCTGCACGACTCGGTGGAGGACGACGCGCTGTCCCGCGCCTGGCTGGATCAGGCCGGACTTCCGCAGTCCGTGAAGGACATGGTGCTGGCCGTCACCAAGCGCCCGGGGGAGGACCTGCGTACGTACACGGCCCGCATCCTCGCGACCCCCGGCGCGCTGCTGGTGAAGGAGGCGGACCTCGCACACAACGCGGACCCCGGCCGTCTCGCCGTACTCGACGAGGCGACCAGGGCCCGGCTCACGCTCAAATATGCAGAGGTACGCCGCCTCCTGGGGCTGGCCTAG
- a CDS encoding PP2C family protein-serine/threonine phosphatase codes for MARGVGADSYTARTRKSAHRARIALRKSGVDYFRGDGSDWIALAGLLLTVPAIACGTIATPVWCAPSALVLPIVAGGLLLRPASLLGLYAAAATALIVESIVLGPYTQGPATVTPGTVLTVAACGFFGLVIAQFRARVGVPWRRGGTMLFDLRERIRVQSALPRLPKNWHREMALRPAGGQSFSGDFVVAARTNGDRTLEVVLTDVSGKGMDAGSRALLLSGAFGGLLGSLPPHAFLPAANAYLLRQNWDEGFATSIHLVLDLDSGDYELFSAGHLPALQLHAGNGRWEEKSGEGPLLGVYDGAQFDPVKGSLRPGDVLMLFTDGLVETSGRDIAEGIDRLTGEADRYVVSGFGGAAWHLIEAVAKDVNDDRALLLICHEA; via the coding sequence ATGGCACGTGGAGTAGGAGCAGATTCGTACACGGCCCGGACGCGCAAGTCGGCGCACCGGGCCCGCATCGCGCTGCGCAAATCCGGCGTCGACTATTTCCGGGGCGACGGGTCCGACTGGATCGCACTGGCGGGCCTGCTGCTCACCGTCCCGGCGATCGCCTGCGGCACCATCGCGACGCCCGTGTGGTGCGCGCCGTCCGCCCTCGTCCTCCCGATCGTCGCGGGTGGCCTGCTGCTGCGTCCGGCGAGCCTGCTCGGGCTCTACGCCGCGGCTGCCACCGCACTGATCGTCGAGTCGATCGTGCTGGGCCCGTACACGCAGGGTCCGGCGACGGTCACCCCCGGCACGGTCCTGACGGTCGCGGCGTGCGGCTTCTTCGGCCTGGTGATCGCCCAGTTCAGGGCACGGGTCGGCGTCCCCTGGCGGCGCGGCGGCACGATGCTCTTCGACCTGCGCGAACGCATCCGGGTCCAGAGCGCGCTGCCGCGCCTACCCAAGAACTGGCACCGCGAGATGGCGCTGCGGCCGGCGGGCGGCCAGTCCTTCTCCGGCGACTTCGTGGTCGCGGCGCGCACGAACGGCGACCGCACGCTGGAAGTGGTCCTGACCGACGTCTCGGGCAAGGGCATGGACGCGGGCTCACGCGCCCTGCTCCTGTCGGGCGCTTTCGGCGGACTGCTGGGCTCCCTGCCACCGCACGCCTTCCTCCCGGCGGCGAACGCGTACCTCCTCCGCCAGAACTGGGACGAGGGCTTCGCGACATCCATTCACCTGGTCCTGGACCTGGACTCCGGCGACTACGAACTCTTCTCGGCAGGCCACCTGCCCGCGCTCCAACTCCACGCGGGCAACGGCCGCTGGGAGGAGAAGTCGGGCGAGGGCCCGCTGCTGGGCGTGTACGACGGCGCACAATTCGACCCGGTAAAAGGCTCATTGCGCCCCGGCGACGTACTGATGCTCTTCACGGACGGCCTGGTGGAGACGTCGGGCCGGGACATTGCGGAAGGCATAGACCGCCTGACGGGCGAGGCGGACAGGTACGTCGTCTCAGGCTTCGGCGGCGCGGCATGGCACCTGATCGAAGCAGTGGCAAAGGACGTGAACGACGACCGGGCGCTGCTGCTGATCTGCCACGAGGCGTAG
- a CDS encoding GNAT family N-acetyltransferase has protein sequence MTTELRVLRPGEWDDWFEAVELAFGGVAASPEERELDRAVTEPDRSLAVCDGDQYVGTATAFSFRLSVPGGAVVPAAGVSMVSVATTHRRRGILTAMMRRQLDDVRAGGEPLALLTASEPAIYGRFGYGAATQQMSAEIDTARVQLAVPAGTDDVRLRFAKPADARDVCEALYAQQVAGRPGMLARRPHWEGVPLLDPVSEREGASPLRCVLADLDGETVGYARFHVKPEWDAAGAKGTVVLRDLEAVDPTAYAALWRFLFDIDLTSRIRARNRPVDDPWQHLVSDIRRCDVRLRDSLYVRLVDVGAALEARTYQAPVDVVFEVADAFCPWNEGRWRLRCDDKGGASCKRTHEAADLALSVRELGAAYLGGVSLAALAGAGRVRELRPGALGEASVAFGTAVAPFLPHGF, from the coding sequence ATGACCACCGAACTGCGCGTGTTGCGGCCCGGCGAATGGGACGACTGGTTCGAGGCGGTGGAACTCGCTTTCGGGGGCGTAGCGGCGAGTCCGGAGGAGCGTGAGCTCGACCGGGCTGTGACCGAACCGGACCGGAGCCTGGCGGTCTGTGACGGGGATCAGTACGTCGGTACGGCGACGGCCTTCTCCTTCCGGCTGTCCGTGCCGGGCGGCGCCGTCGTGCCGGCCGCCGGCGTAAGCATGGTGAGCGTCGCCACGACGCACCGGCGGCGCGGGATCCTCACCGCGATGATGCGGCGTCAGCTTGACGACGTACGGGCAGGGGGCGAGCCGCTCGCGCTGCTGACCGCGTCGGAGCCGGCGATCTACGGACGATTCGGTTACGGCGCCGCGACGCAGCAGATGTCGGCGGAGATCGACACCGCGCGGGTACAGCTCGCAGTGCCTGCCGGGACGGACGACGTACGGCTCCGGTTCGCGAAACCGGCGGATGCGCGGGACGTGTGCGAGGCCTTGTACGCACAACAGGTCGCGGGCCGGCCGGGAATGCTCGCGCGCAGGCCGCACTGGGAGGGCGTGCCGCTGCTCGACCCGGTGAGCGAGCGCGAGGGCGCTTCGCCGCTGCGGTGCGTGCTGGCCGACCTGGACGGGGAGACGGTGGGATACGCCCGGTTCCATGTCAAGCCGGAGTGGGACGCGGCAGGGGCGAAGGGCACGGTCGTGCTGCGCGACCTGGAGGCGGTCGACCCGACGGCGTACGCGGCGCTGTGGCGCTTCCTCTTCGACATCGACCTGACGTCGCGAATCCGGGCGCGCAACAGGCCCGTTGACGACCCCTGGCAGCACCTCGTCTCGGACATCCGGCGCTGCGACGTACGGCTGCGGGATTCGCTGTATGTGCGGCTGGTGGATGTCGGGGCGGCGCTGGAGGCGCGTACGTATCAGGCTCCTGTGGATGTGGTGTTCGAGGTCGCGGACGCGTTCTGCCCCTGGAACGAGGGGCGTTGGCGGCTGAGGTGCGACGACAAGGGCGGCGCGTCGTGCAAGCGTACGCACGAGGCGGCGGATCTCGCGCTGTCCGTACGGGAGTTGGGCGCGGCGTATCTCGGTGGCGTCAGCCTGGCCGCGCTGGCGGGGGCGGGACGGGTGCGGGAGCTGCGGCCGGGGGCGTTGGGGGAGGCGTCGGTGGCGTTCGGGACGGCGGTCGCCCCCTTCCTGCCCCACGGCTTCTGA
- a CDS encoding Fpg/Nei family DNA glycosylase, whose protein sequence is MPEGHTIHRLAEDHQARFAGWPVRVSSPQGKFSDSAALLDGQVLDGVDAHGKHLFLGFDDADWIHIHLGLFGKLGFGTTPAPPPTDTVRLRLVNDDHYADLRGPTTCALITEPEKRAIHDRLGPDPLRNGDDPDKAWRRISKSRTTIAALLMDQKIIAGVGNVYRAEVLFRHGIDPYRAGKDLTRREWDAMWADLADLMREGVRNNRIDTVRPEHTPEEMGRPPRVDDHGGEVYVYRRANLPCHICGGEIRTAGLAARNLFWCPVCQHR, encoded by the coding sequence ATGCCCGAGGGGCACACCATCCACCGCCTCGCCGAGGACCACCAGGCGCGCTTCGCCGGGTGGCCCGTGCGCGTGAGCAGCCCGCAGGGCAAGTTCTCCGACAGCGCGGCCCTCCTGGACGGCCAGGTCCTCGACGGCGTCGACGCCCACGGCAAGCATCTCTTCCTCGGCTTCGACGACGCCGACTGGATCCACATCCACCTCGGCCTCTTCGGCAAGCTCGGCTTCGGTACGACTCCGGCGCCCCCGCCCACCGACACCGTCCGCCTGCGCCTCGTCAACGACGACCACTACGCCGATCTGCGCGGCCCCACCACCTGCGCCCTGATCACCGAGCCCGAGAAGCGCGCGATACACGACCGCCTCGGACCGGACCCGCTGCGCAACGGCGACGACCCGGACAAGGCGTGGCGGCGGATCTCGAAGAGCCGCACCACGATCGCCGCCCTGCTCATGGACCAGAAGATCATCGCGGGCGTCGGCAACGTCTACCGCGCCGAAGTCCTCTTCCGGCACGGCATCGACCCGTACCGCGCGGGCAAGGACCTCACCCGCCGCGAGTGGGACGCGATGTGGGCGGATCTCGCGGACCTCATGCGGGAGGGCGTACGCAACAACCGGATCGATACGGTCCGCCCCGAACACACCCCGGAAGAGATGGGCCGCCCGCCCCGCGTCGACGACCACGGCGGCGAGGTCTACGTCTACCGCAGGGCCAACCTGCCCTGCCACATCTGTGGCGGCGAGATCCGCACCGCCGGTCTCGCCGCCCGCAACCTCTTCTGGTGCCCGGTCTGCCAGCACCGCTGA
- a CDS encoding ribose-5-phosphate isomerase, with product MRVYLGSDHAGYELKNHLVEWLKAHGHEPVDCGPHIYDAVDDYPPFCLRAAEKTAADPDSLGIVIGGSGNGEQIAANKVKGVRAALAWSEQTAALGREHNDANVISIGGRMHTEEEATKFVEIFLATPYSNEERHQRRIDMLAAYERTGTLPPIPSHHPQQP from the coding sequence ATGCGCGTGTACCTCGGTTCCGACCATGCCGGATACGAACTCAAGAACCACCTCGTCGAGTGGCTGAAGGCCCACGGCCACGAGCCCGTCGACTGTGGCCCCCACATCTACGACGCCGTGGACGACTACCCGCCGTTCTGCCTGCGCGCCGCGGAGAAGACGGCGGCGGACCCGGACAGCCTCGGCATCGTGATCGGTGGCTCGGGCAACGGCGAGCAGATCGCCGCGAACAAGGTCAAGGGCGTACGGGCGGCGTTGGCCTGGAGCGAGCAGACGGCCGCGCTCGGCCGGGAGCACAACGACGCGAACGTCATCTCCATCGGTGGCCGGATGCACACGGAGGAGGAGGCCACGAAGTTCGTGGAGATCTTCCTCGCCACTCCGTACTCCAACGAAGAGCGCCACCAGCGCCGCATCGACATGCTGGCAGCGTACGAACGGACCGGCACCCTCCCGCCGATCCCCTCTCACCACCCGCAGCAGCCGTAA
- a CDS encoding amino acid permease, producing MNAQPTLAKAGENPVGPGDSQPSDGLQAGLKNRHLSMIAIGGVIGAGLFVGSSGGIAAAGPAILLSYALVGALVVFVMRMLGEMSAANPTSGSFSAYADRALGRWAGFSIGWLYWFFWVVVLAVEATAGAKILEGWIPAVPQWGWALIVMVVLTATNLASVASYGEFEFWFAGIKVVAIGGFVIIGLLAVFGVLPGSDNPGAGFAHLTDSGGFFPEGPGAILTGVLMVVFSFMGSEIVTLAAGESADPQRAVTKATNSVIWRIGVFYLGSIFVVLTLLPWNDKSIVKDGSYVAALNSIGIPHAGQIMNVIVLTAVLSCLNSGLYTASRMAFSLGRRGDAPKAFARTNAQGVPRAAILSSVAFGFVAVFFNYKWPDTVFAFLLNSSGAVALFVWLVICFTQLRMRGIILREAPEKLIVKMWLFPYLTWATAGVITFVIVYMAYDDAAREQVLLSLLVAALVVGIALVREKLRRGKERQDQSGVKDSATVS from the coding sequence ATGAACGCGCAGCCGACCCTTGCGAAGGCAGGCGAGAACCCCGTAGGACCCGGGGATTCGCAGCCCTCCGACGGTCTCCAGGCCGGTCTGAAAAACCGCCATTTGTCCATGATCGCCATCGGCGGCGTCATCGGCGCCGGCCTCTTCGTCGGATCGAGCGGCGGCATCGCAGCCGCCGGTCCCGCGATCCTGCTGTCGTACGCACTCGTCGGCGCGCTGGTCGTCTTCGTGATGCGGATGCTCGGCGAGATGTCCGCGGCGAACCCGACGTCCGGGTCCTTCTCGGCGTACGCGGACCGCGCGCTCGGGCGCTGGGCCGGGTTCTCGATCGGCTGGCTCTACTGGTTCTTCTGGGTCGTGGTGCTGGCGGTCGAGGCGACCGCGGGCGCGAAGATCCTGGAGGGCTGGATACCGGCCGTACCGCAGTGGGGCTGGGCGCTGATCGTGATGGTCGTACTGACCGCCACGAACCTCGCTTCGGTCGCGTCGTACGGCGAGTTCGAGTTCTGGTTCGCCGGGATCAAGGTCGTCGCGATCGGCGGCTTCGTCATCATCGGTCTGCTCGCGGTCTTCGGCGTGCTGCCGGGCTCGGACAACCCGGGGGCGGGCTTCGCGCATCTGACGGACAGCGGCGGATTCTTCCCCGAGGGGCCGGGCGCGATCCTTACCGGCGTACTGATGGTCGTCTTCTCCTTCATGGGCAGCGAGATCGTCACACTGGCGGCCGGTGAGTCGGCGGACCCGCAGCGGGCCGTGACCAAGGCGACCAACAGCGTGATCTGGCGTATCGGTGTCTTCTACCTCGGTTCGATCTTCGTCGTGCTGACGCTGCTGCCGTGGAACGACAAGTCGATCGTCAAGGACGGCTCGTACGTCGCCGCGCTGAACTCGATCGGTATCCCGCACGCGGGTCAGATCATGAACGTCATCGTGCTGACGGCGGTTCTGTCGTGCCTGAACTCCGGCCTCTACACGGCCTCGCGCATGGCGTTCTCGCTCGGCAGGCGCGGTGACGCGCCGAAGGCGTTCGCCCGTACGAACGCGCAGGGCGTCCCGCGCGCCGCGATCCTCTCGTCGGTCGCCTTCGGCTTCGTCGCCGTCTTCTTCAACTACAAGTGGCCGGACACGGTGTTCGCGTTCCTGCTGAACTCGTCGGGTGCGGTGGCGCTGTTCGTGTGGCTGGTCATCTGCTTCACGCAGCTGCGGATGCGCGGGATCATCCTGCGCGAGGCCCCCGAGAAGCTCATCGTGAAGATGTGGCTCTTCCCGTATCTGACGTGGGCGACGGCCGGTGTGATCACATTCGTGATCGTCTACATGGCGTACGACGACGCTGCGCGCGAGCAGGTGCTGCTGTCGCTGCTGGTCGCGGCGCTGGTGGTCGGTATCGCCCTGGTCCGCGAGAAGCTCCGCCGGGGCAAGGAGCGGCAGGATCAGAGTGGCGTGAAGGATTCGGCCACCGTGTCGTAA